The Synchiropus splendidus isolate RoL2022-P1 chromosome 1, RoL_Sspl_1.0, whole genome shotgun sequence genome includes a window with the following:
- the gorab gene encoding RAB6-interacting golgin — MSSWAGFSDEELRRLQQKESSMVRGRKPTQAARNRQQLQRERALQMSAQKTSASPGLPPEQQLAKPPLKAASPPAAAVVDKPKISESSRTEALHPAAEEGASSEVKELERREVELRERTRLEQLQQEQKVIEERNRQKKALLTKTIAEKSKQTQAEAVKLKRIQKELQALDDMVSNDIGILRGRIEEASWDYTAARKRYEKAEAEYVAAKLDLHRKTEVKEQLTEHLCAIIQQNELRKAHKLEELMKQLLLQASEEELERLRRQEEEEEEKEKKRRQEEEKRRQDEEKEEGKRQQGEERQEEEEKKRRQEEEKRRQEEEKRRQEEEKRQQEEEERQVEEEKKRRMQQEEEEKKGQEKEKRKMLQEEKVCEREGKSSERQLQLDLQNGVLDLVTAGGGDSWTVKNGHLTGGGSSS, encoded by the exons ATGAGCAGCTGGGCTGGGTTTTCTGACGAGGAGCTGCGGAGGCTGCAGCAGAAAG AGTCCTCCATGGTTCGGGGACGGAAGCCGACTCAGGCGGCTCGGAACCGGCAGCAGTTGCAGCGAGAGAGAGCCCTGCAGATGTCCGCTCAGAAAACCTCCGCGTCTCCGGGGCTTCCTCCGGAGCAGCAGCTCGCTAAGCCGCCGCTGAAGGCCGCCAGTCCGCCGGCTGCAGCGGTGGTGGACAAGCCGAAGATCAGCGAGTCGAGCCGGACAGAAGCGCTCCATCCTGCCGCAGAGGAGGGGGCGAGCTCGGAGGTGAAGGAGTTGGAGAGACGAGAGGTGGAACT GCGAGAGAGGACACgtctggagcagctgcagcaggagcagaaggtCATCGAGGAGCGGAACCGACAGAAGAAAGCTCTGCTGACAAAGACGATCGCTGAGAA GTCCAAACAGACGCAGGCTGAAGCCGTGAAGTTGAAGAGGATCcagaaggagctgcaggctcTGGACGACATGGTGTCCAACGACATCGGCATCCTGAGAGGAAGAATCGAGGAGGCCAGCTGGGACTACACTGCAGCCAG GAAGCGCTATGAGAAGGCGGAAGCCGAGTATGTAGCGGCCAAACTGGACCTGCACAGGAAGACGGAGGTGAAGGAGCAGCTGACGGAGCATCTCTGCGCCATCATTCAGCAGAACGAGCTGAGGAAGGCTCacaagctggaggagctgatgaagcagctgctgctgcaggccagcgaggaggagctggagaggctcaggaggcaggaggaggaggaggaggagaaggagaagaagaggaggcaggaagaggagaagaggaggcaggatgaggagaaggaggaggggaagaggCAACAGggggaggagaggcaggaggaggaggagaagaagaggaggcaggaagaggagaagaggaggcaggaggaggagaagaggaggcaggaggaggagaagaggcaacaggaggaggaggagaggcaggtggaggaggagaaaaagagaaggatgcaacaggaggaggaggagaagaaggggcaggagaaggagaagaggaagatgctGCAGGAGGAAAAAGTCTGTGAGCGCGAGGGGAAGAGCAGTGAGAGGCAGCTGCAGTTGGACCTTCAGAACGGTGTGCTGGACCTTGTTACAGCTGGAGGCGGGGACAGCTGGACTGTCAAGAACGGTCACCTGACTGGAGGAGGCTCCTCGTCATGA